A window of the Schlesneria paludicola DSM 18645 genome harbors these coding sequences:
- a CDS encoding sigma-70 family RNA polymerase sigma factor, with amino-acid sequence MSVSISQNLKEYSRTAEQTTRDALVMNHLWLVRHLTGKVTARLPMGVDIENLESAGMLGLVEAARRYDASRGVDFKSFAALRIRGAIYDEARRNCPLPQEVMQRVMLVSKAQEQLTAPISVDDLVAETGLAKDEVIDALLAMPLIRVQSLDQVLDDPTRNSDTAPDASAEFAEQKRLLADAIAALPERERLVVTLYYMEDLRLKEIGEVLKLSESRVSRLLAAAQLQLRSYVGTNRKDA; translated from the coding sequence ATGTCAGTCAGTATCAGCCAGAATTTGAAGGAATATTCTCGTACGGCAGAGCAGACGACTCGTGATGCCCTAGTCATGAATCATCTTTGGCTCGTTCGCCATCTCACGGGAAAGGTCACCGCGCGCCTACCGATGGGTGTCGACATCGAGAATTTGGAATCGGCTGGCATGCTTGGTCTGGTGGAAGCGGCACGGCGCTATGACGCCTCACGCGGGGTCGACTTCAAGTCCTTTGCCGCGCTACGCATTCGCGGAGCAATCTACGACGAAGCGCGTCGCAATTGCCCATTGCCTCAGGAAGTGATGCAGCGGGTCATGCTGGTCTCGAAGGCTCAGGAGCAACTGACCGCACCAATTTCGGTCGACGACCTGGTGGCGGAAACCGGACTGGCCAAGGACGAAGTCATTGATGCTCTGCTGGCGATGCCTTTGATTCGCGTGCAATCGCTGGATCAGGTTCTCGACGACCCGACTCGAAACTCTGATACCGCGCCTGATGCGTCGGCCGAGTTTGCAGAGCAGAAACGCCTGCTGGCGGATGCCATCGCAGCGCTCCCGGAACGCGAACGGCTGGTGGTGACGCTGTACTACATGGAAGATCTGCGTCTCAAGGAAATTGGTGAAGTGCTGAAGCTTTCTGAATCGCGAGTGTCTCGGCTACTCGCGGCAGCGCAGCTCCAGTTGCGGTCGTATGTCGGAACGAACAGGAAGGATGCGTGA
- a CDS encoding CDC27 family protein translates to MRIHGWIFAALCGVTHSVWAQDNFPPPSDNFLPPSPTRADSKDDEPQQLPGAAVSSDAAVNLEAEFRQLRNQLREFQLMREELTRATKLTELEADKVSSKQRQDLLDMLTKLTRVSVARKAAAAAAAIGSSRRADVETEFDTPSQAVIAPHDSEPSLPPEPPPVPGETEESSSLATSVDAADAFSLGKVLFRTGDFIGAERAFRKASVSPENEMTLKYLLATCLRRQSRWKPALEAYKVVAESNQDPVLRDLAKWQLDNIRWQQQSESQLEQMRKTRENPTAPRGKRSSGKSSQ, encoded by the coding sequence ATGAGAATTCATGGATGGATTTTCGCAGCCCTTTGCGGCGTGACGCACAGTGTCTGGGCGCAGGACAATTTTCCGCCACCATCGGACAATTTTCTTCCTCCGTCGCCCACCCGGGCCGATTCGAAGGATGATGAACCACAGCAATTGCCCGGCGCCGCGGTTTCGAGCGATGCCGCGGTGAATCTGGAAGCCGAGTTTCGGCAGCTCAGGAACCAGCTTCGCGAATTTCAACTGATGCGCGAAGAACTGACTCGCGCGACCAAGTTAACGGAATTGGAAGCGGACAAGGTTTCGTCGAAGCAGCGCCAGGACTTGCTCGACATGTTGACGAAGCTGACCAGAGTGAGCGTTGCCCGCAAGGCCGCCGCGGCGGCTGCGGCGATCGGTTCGTCGCGTAGGGCCGATGTCGAAACTGAATTTGATACGCCTTCACAAGCCGTGATTGCGCCGCACGACAGCGAGCCGAGTCTGCCACCTGAGCCGCCGCCAGTTCCTGGGGAAACGGAAGAATCGTCCAGTCTGGCGACAAGTGTTGATGCGGCTGATGCGTTTTCACTTGGCAAGGTCTTGTTTCGCACCGGGGATTTTATCGGAGCCGAGCGAGCCTTTCGAAAAGCGTCGGTCTCGCCCGAAAATGAGATGACGCTGAAGTATCTCCTCGCAACGTGCCTGCGCCGACAGTCACGCTGGAAACCCGCACTTGAGGCCTATAAGGTCGTGGCGGAATCCAATCAAGACCCGGTGCTGCGCGACTTGGCGAAATGGCAACTGGACAATATTCGGTGGCAGCAGCAAAGCGAGTCGCAACTGGAGCAGATGCGGAAGACTCGCGAGAACCCGACCGCGCCACGCGGAAAGCGATCGAGCGGAAAATCATCCCAATAG
- a CDS encoding motility protein A produces the protein MDIASILGLIIAFGIIGGAAYHQTHGNLMAFYSTEGVLLVIVGAICATMISLPMSNFLGIFGVMKKCFLYKETPLGVAILKLVEFAAVARKDGLLALEGRMAEVDEPFLAKGLRMVIDGQDHHDVESTLRLELFALGERHSIGKKAFAMMGNYAPAYGLMATIIGQVVMFQSMGGDISAIGAGLSVALLGTLYGSLFANIVCCPFADKLGIRAGQEMQLKELYLQGIMGIAAGDSPTALKQRLLSFLDGRTAIKVEETK, from the coding sequence ATGGACATCGCGTCGATTTTGGGGCTGATTATCGCTTTCGGCATTATCGGCGGCGCCGCGTACCATCAGACCCACGGCAATCTCATGGCGTTTTACAGCACGGAAGGGGTGCTGCTGGTGATTGTCGGTGCCATTTGCGCGACCATGATCAGTCTGCCGATGAGCAATTTCCTGGGCATCTTTGGCGTCATGAAGAAGTGCTTTCTTTACAAGGAAACGCCCCTGGGTGTCGCCATTTTGAAGCTCGTTGAATTCGCCGCAGTAGCTCGTAAGGACGGTCTACTGGCACTCGAAGGCCGCATGGCGGAAGTGGATGAACCGTTCCTGGCGAAGGGACTGCGAATGGTGATCGACGGTCAGGATCACCATGACGTTGAATCGACATTGCGGCTGGAACTGTTCGCGTTGGGTGAACGTCATTCGATCGGCAAAAAGGCCTTCGCGATGATGGGAAACTATGCCCCTGCTTATGGCCTGATGGCGACGATCATCGGTCAGGTCGTGATGTTCCAAAGCATGGGGGGCGACATTTCCGCGATCGGTGCCGGTTTGTCTGTGGCGTTGCTGGGGACGCTGTATGGTTCACTGTTCGCCAACATCGTCTGCTGTCCGTTTGCGGACAAACTGGGGATTCGTGCCGGCCAGGAAATGCAGCTCAAAGAGCTCTATCTGCAAGGGATCATGGGAATCGCTGCCGGGGATTCACCCACGGCATTGAAGCAGCGCCTGCTCAGCTTTCTCGACGGTCGTACAGCCATCAAAGTGGAAGAAACGAAGTAA
- a CDS encoding OmpA family protein, producing the protein MSGPHKKGGHEEGGGHAPAWIVSFADMVILLMSFFVLLLCQGSQKTTTDEELLRILASVKVGFGYRPKPNSKDPIDMAVLQMLSQQQKKASNPAGQRWRSAAVKGQTAKEKNNWSKAQAGVWRPIRFARNSAMLSSSSNDNLEQIAEVVRDHFRSIVIQGHCSEEEAAGDPEDGHELSFRRAIAVRNALRDKFGVAAKRMRIVSCSSHEPLKELKSPDRQVALVTIGEYFLMSEGDAIDEDPIPGPAEDKKPSSHGGH; encoded by the coding sequence ATGTCTGGTCCACATAAGAAAGGCGGGCACGAAGAAGGCGGCGGCCACGCCCCGGCGTGGATCGTTAGCTTCGCGGACATGGTCATTCTGCTAATGAGCTTCTTCGTGCTTTTGTTGTGTCAGGGCTCGCAAAAGACAACGACAGACGAAGAATTGCTCCGAATTCTGGCATCGGTCAAAGTCGGATTCGGTTATCGCCCCAAGCCGAACTCGAAAGATCCGATCGACATGGCCGTGCTGCAGATGCTGTCGCAGCAACAAAAAAAGGCATCGAATCCCGCGGGGCAACGCTGGCGGTCAGCCGCAGTGAAAGGTCAAACCGCAAAAGAGAAGAACAACTGGTCCAAAGCTCAAGCCGGCGTGTGGCGGCCGATTCGGTTTGCTCGAAATTCCGCAATGCTTTCCTCAAGTTCGAATGACAATCTCGAACAAATTGCCGAAGTCGTGCGCGATCACTTTCGCAGTATTGTGATCCAGGGCCACTGTTCGGAGGAAGAAGCGGCCGGTGATCCCGAGGACGGTCATGAACTGTCATTTCGCCGCGCGATCGCCGTCCGAAACGCCTTGCGCGATAAGTTTGGAGTCGCCGCGAAGCGGATGAGGATTGTGTCGTGCAGCTCGCACGAACCCCTCAAAGAACTGAAATCGCCCGATCGGCAGGTGGCACTGGTTACGATCGGTGAATACTTCCTGATGTCGGAGGGAGACGCGATCGACGAGGATCCGATTCCTGGACCGGCGGAAGACAAGAAACCCTCAAGTCACGGTGGACATTAA